Proteins from a single region of Fusobacterium gonidiaformans ATCC 25563:
- a CDS encoding OmpA family protein → MKKYLGITLLLASFVFVACGKTSNTSIRDLSTEGNQNFAIEDIDAAKKPLEDIIVFNQDGVTIRREGNNLILSMPELILFDFNKYEVKNGIKPSLRTLANALGANADIKIKIDGYTDFIGSEGYNLELSVNRAKAIKSYLVAQGAIENNISIEGYGKQNPVASNDTESGRARNRRVEFIISRS, encoded by the coding sequence ATGAAAAAATACTTAGGGATTACTTTACTTTTAGCTTCTTTTGTTTTTGTGGCTTGTGGAAAAACTTCGAATACGAGTATTCGAGATTTATCAACAGAAGGAAATCAAAATTTTGCAATTGAAGATATAGATGCAGCAAAGAAACCTTTAGAAGATATCATTGTATTTAACCAAGATGGTGTTACAATTCGAAGGGAAGGAAATAATCTTATTTTATCTATGCCAGAGCTGATTTTATTTGACTTTAATAAGTACGAAGTTAAAAATGGGATTAAGCCTAGTTTAAGAACGTTAGCGAATGCCTTAGGAGCAAATGCTGATATTAAGATTAAGATAGATGGATATACAGACTTTATTGGAAGTGAAGGCTATAATTTGGAATTATCTGTAAATCGAGCAAAAGCCATTAAATCTTATTTAGTAGCTCAAGGTGCGATTGAAAATAATATTTCTATTGAAGGTTATGGAAAACAAAATCCAGTTGCTTCCAATGATACAGAATCTGGTAGAGCTCGAAATCGAAGAGTAGAGTTTATTATATCTAGAAGTTAA
- a CDS encoding pyridoxal phosphate-dependent aminotransferase, with protein MLAKHYQGKKLNDEVFATAQRAKAAIDKYGKEAVFNATLGSLYDEEENLVVFDVVRQMFRELPLTEFTAYAPHFTGSAGYKESVKRSVLGEHYEKEYPNYYFSVIGTPGGTGALSNTIKNYLNYGDKVLLPKRMWGPYKAMAKEAGGSFDCYELFDEEGKFHLASFEEKVNLLSEQQENLIVIINDPCQNPTGFKLSREEWLSVMKILKKASNKANIILLKDIAYQDFDTLEYREENILSDLPGNILVVYAFSLSKALGIYGMRAGAQLAVSSKKEWMEEFDTSATFSCRATWSNASRGGMEMFVKIMETPHLKRKLLEEQQKYRDLLLERADIFLREAEECGLEVLPYKSGFFLSVPIGEKVRELITELEKQNIFTIIFDDAIRIAICGLPKRKLKGLAKKIKDTIENIRG; from the coding sequence ATGCTAGCGAAACATTATCAAGGTAAAAAATTAAATGATGAGGTATTTGCTACTGCTCAAAGAGCAAAAGCAGCGATTGACAAGTATGGAAAAGAGGCAGTATTTAATGCTACTTTAGGCTCTCTATACGATGAGGAAGAAAATTTAGTGGTATTTGATGTGGTGAGACAAATGTTTCGTGAGCTTCCTTTGACAGAATTTACAGCCTATGCTCCACATTTTACAGGAAGTGCGGGATATAAAGAAAGTGTAAAACGATCTGTTTTAGGAGAACATTATGAAAAAGAGTATCCAAATTATTATTTCTCTGTCATAGGAACTCCGGGAGGAACAGGTGCTTTAAGTAACACCATTAAAAACTATTTAAATTATGGAGATAAAGTTCTTTTACCAAAACGAATGTGGGGACCCTACAAAGCAATGGCAAAAGAAGCTGGAGGAAGTTTTGATTGTTATGAGTTATTTGATGAGGAAGGAAAGTTCCATTTAGCAAGTTTTGAAGAAAAAGTGAATCTTTTATCGGAACAACAAGAAAATCTCATTGTGATTATTAATGATCCTTGTCAAAATCCAACAGGCTTTAAATTGAGTCGAGAAGAATGGCTTTCTGTTATGAAGATTTTGAAAAAGGCTTCCAATAAGGCCAATATCATTTTATTGAAAGATATTGCTTATCAAGATTTTGATACTTTAGAATATCGAGAAGAAAATATTTTATCAGATTTACCAGGAAATATTTTAGTAGTCTATGCTTTTAGTTTATCCAAAGCTTTAGGAATTTATGGAATGAGAGCAGGGGCTCAGTTGGCAGTATCATCAAAAAAAGAATGGATGGAAGAGTTTGATACTTCAGCGACTTTCTCTTGTAGAGCAACTTGGTCGAATGCTTCTCGAGGAGGAATGGAAATGTTTGTAAAAATTATGGAAACTCCTCATTTAAAGAGAAAACTCTTAGAAGAGCAACAAAAATATCGGGATCTATTATTAGAAAGAGCAGATATTTTCTTAAGAGAAGCAGAAGAATGTGGGCTAGAAGTATTACCTTATAAAAGTGGTTTTTTCTTAAGCGTTCCGATTGGTGAAAAAGTAAGAGAGCTCATTACGGAATTAGAAAAACAAAATATTTTTACGATTATCTTTGACGATGCGATTCGAATTGCTATTTGTGGTCTTCCAAAAAGAAAGCTAAAAGGCTTAGCTAAAAAAATAAAAGATACGATAGAAAATATAAGAGGGTGA
- a CDS encoding L,D-transpeptidase family protein, translated as MNIMKRLVFVALLIFLSVTSVVKAEDWTKVSIYDNKIPSSIKMNLKYRGEHPETVDYVFVSSRTANIRDYPGMEGNIIEKYSYNDKLPLLEKIYVKGNYWYKVRTLKGNEGYIAASVSKKRNFRFDMALDKIKSLEHFLLTEKAAGRKIAAVNSYAPNPNHLDLQKNKDKYGTSADQNTAGKNATGETVYIPDRSLVSIHNSGAGTSTVKALSVPELLTISNRNISYANIPSANFNKVVAIDSKNQNFIVFEKNGGEWEVISYVYSKTGMDSKLGFETPKGFFSTAMGKYVMPYNDENGQKQGAAKYALRFCGGGYIHGTPINDVEEVNREFFMKQKEFTLGTYSGTRKCIRTSEPHAKFLFDWVIKRPNRSANAQNLSENLVVIVF; from the coding sequence ATAAATATTATGAAACGATTGGTGTTCGTTGCACTCTTAATATTTTTAAGTGTAACTTCAGTGGTAAAGGCAGAAGATTGGACAAAAGTCTCTATATATGATAATAAAATTCCTAGTAGTATCAAGATGAATTTGAAATATAGAGGAGAGCATCCAGAGACAGTAGATTATGTGTTTGTAAGTTCTCGAACGGCAAATATTCGAGATTATCCAGGTATGGAAGGAAATATTATTGAAAAGTATTCTTATAATGATAAACTTCCTTTGTTAGAAAAAATTTATGTAAAAGGAAATTACTGGTATAAAGTAAGAACTCTAAAAGGGAATGAAGGATATATTGCAGCTAGTGTTTCTAAAAAGAGAAATTTTAGATTTGATATGGCTTTGGACAAAATTAAAAGTTTAGAACATTTCTTGTTAACAGAAAAAGCTGCAGGAAGAAAAATTGCAGCAGTCAATTCTTATGCACCAAATCCAAATCATTTGGATTTACAAAAAAATAAAGATAAATATGGAACTTCAGCAGATCAAAATACCGCAGGAAAGAATGCTACAGGGGAGACAGTTTATATTCCGGATCGTTCTTTGGTGTCTATTCATAATTCAGGAGCAGGAACCTCAACTGTAAAAGCTTTATCTGTTCCAGAACTTTTAACAATTTCTAATAGAAATATTAGTTATGCTAATATACCGAGTGCTAACTTTAATAAGGTAGTAGCTATTGATAGTAAAAATCAAAATTTTATTGTCTTTGAAAAAAATGGAGGAGAATGGGAAGTGATCTCCTATGTATATAGCAAGACTGGAATGGACAGTAAGCTAGGTTTTGAAACTCCAAAAGGATTTTTTAGTACTGCTATGGGAAAATATGTTATGCCATATAATGATGAAAATGGACAAAAACAAGGGGCTGCTAAGTATGCTCTACGTTTTTGTGGTGGAGGATATATTCATGGAACTCCGATTAATGATGTAGAAGAAGTCAATCGAGAATTTTTTATGAAACAAAAGGAATTTACTTTGGGAACTTATTCAGGAACAAGAAAATGTATCAGAACAAGTGAGCCACATGCAAAATTTCTTTTTGATTGGGTTATAAAAAGGCCAAATAGAAGTGCAAATGCACAAAATTTATCAGAGAATTTAGTGGTCATCGTATTTTAA
- the kamE gene encoding lysine 5,6-aminomutase subunit beta, translated as MSSGLYSMEKRDFDTTLDLTKIKPYGDTMNDGKVQMSFTLPVPCNEKGVEAALLLAKQMGFVAPAVAFSGSLDKQFSYYVVYGATSYTVDYTAIKVQALEINTMDMHECEKYIEEHFDRDVVIVGASTGTDAHTVGIDAIMNMKGYAGHYGLERYKGIEAYNLGSQIPNEEFIQKAIELKADVLLVSQTVTQKDVHIQNMTNLVELLEAEGLRDKVILIAGGARITNDLAKELGYDAGFGPGKYADDVATYALEEMVARGMAKKK; from the coding sequence ATGAGTTCAGGATTATATTCAATGGAAAAAAGAGATTTTGATACTACCTTAGACTTGACAAAAATTAAACCTTATGGAGATACTATGAACGATGGAAAGGTACAAATGAGTTTTACTTTACCGGTTCCATGTAATGAAAAGGGAGTAGAAGCAGCGTTGTTATTGGCAAAACAAATGGGATTTGTGGCACCGGCTGTTGCTTTTTCCGGATCTCTAGATAAACAATTCTCTTATTATGTAGTGTATGGAGCAACTTCTTATACAGTAGATTATACTGCGATTAAAGTGCAAGCTTTAGAAATCAATACTATGGATATGCACGAATGTGAAAAATATATTGAAGAACATTTCGATCGAGATGTTGTTATTGTAGGTGCAAGTACTGGTACCGATGCCCATACCGTAGGAATTGACGCTATCATGAATATGAAAGGGTATGCGGGACACTATGGACTAGAAAGATACAAAGGGATTGAAGCTTATAACTTAGGAAGTCAAATTCCAAATGAAGAATTTATCCAAAAAGCAATCGAATTGAAAGCGGATGTACTTTTAGTTTCTCAAACAGTAACTCAAAAAGATGTTCATATTCAAAATATGACAAACTTAGTAGAATTACTAGAAGCAGAAGGACTACGGGATAAAGTCATCTTGATTGCTGGTGGAGCAAGAATTACAAACGATCTTGCCAAAGAATTAGGATACGATGCAGGATTTGGACCAGGAAAATATGCAGATGATGTTGCTACTTATGCTTTGGAAGAAATGGTAGCAAGAGGAATGGCAAAGAAGAAGTAA
- the kamD gene encoding lysine 5,6-aminomutase subunit alpha, protein MSNNKLDLNWDLVAEARESAKKIVADSQVFIDSHSTVTVERTICRLLGIDDVDAFGVPLPNAIVDFVKENGNITLGIAKYIGNAMLETGLSPQEIAEKVAKKELDICKMKWHDDFDIQLEINRIAVQTVERIRKNRETRESMIAGYGGDKTGPFLYIIVATGNIYEDVVQAVAGARQGADIIAVIRTTGQSLLDYVPYGATSEGFGGTFATQENFRIMRNALDEVGKELGRYIRLCNYCSGLCMPEIAAMGALERLDVMLNDALYGILFRDINMQRTLCDQFFSRVINGFAGVIINTGEDNYLTTADAFEEAHTVLASQFINEQYALVAGLPEEQMGLGHAFEMDPKLENGFLYELAQAEMAREIFPKAPLKYMPPTKFMTGNIFKGHIQDALFNIITITTNQRLCLLGMLTEAIHTPFLADRALSIENALYIFNNLKDFGNDIEFKKGGIMNTRAEEVLEKAASLLKEIEGYGIFTTIEKGIFGGVKRPKDGGKGLAGVFEKDSTYFNPFIPLMLGGDK, encoded by the coding sequence ATGAGTAATAATAAATTAGATTTGAATTGGGATCTTGTAGCGGAAGCTCGAGAATCTGCAAAAAAAATTGTAGCTGATTCACAAGTGTTCATTGATTCTCATAGCACCGTAACGGTAGAAAGAACCATTTGTCGTTTACTTGGAATTGATGATGTAGATGCTTTTGGAGTACCGTTACCAAATGCTATTGTAGATTTTGTAAAAGAAAATGGAAATATCACTCTTGGAATTGCAAAATATATCGGGAATGCTATGTTAGAAACAGGATTAAGCCCACAAGAAATTGCAGAAAAAGTTGCAAAAAAAGAATTAGACATTTGTAAAATGAAATGGCATGACGATTTTGATATTCAATTAGAAATCAATCGAATTGCAGTACAAACAGTAGAAAGAATTCGAAAAAATCGTGAAACAAGAGAAAGTATGATCGCCGGTTATGGTGGAGATAAGACAGGACCTTTCTTGTACATCATCGTTGCAACAGGAAATATTTATGAAGACGTAGTACAAGCAGTAGCAGGTGCTAGACAAGGTGCCGATATTATTGCGGTTATTCGTACCACAGGTCAATCTTTACTAGATTATGTTCCTTATGGGGCAACTTCAGAAGGATTTGGAGGAACTTTTGCGACACAAGAAAACTTCCGTATTATGAGAAATGCTTTGGACGAAGTAGGAAAAGAATTAGGAAGATACATTCGTTTGTGTAACTATTGCTCCGGATTATGTATGCCGGAAATCGCTGCTATGGGAGCATTAGAAAGATTAGATGTTATGTTGAACGATGCTTTATATGGAATTTTATTTAGAGATATCAATATGCAAAGAACTCTTTGTGACCAATTTTTCTCAAGAGTAATTAACGGATTTGCCGGAGTTATCATCAATACTGGAGAAGATAACTACTTAACAACAGCTGATGCTTTTGAAGAAGCTCATACGGTATTGGCTTCTCAATTTATCAACGAACAATATGCTTTAGTTGCCGGACTTCCTGAAGAACAAATGGGATTAGGACATGCCTTTGAAATGGATCCAAAACTAGAAAACGGATTCTTATATGAATTGGCTCAAGCAGAAATGGCTCGAGAAATTTTCCCAAAAGCTCCATTGAAATATATGCCACCTACAAAATTCATGACAGGAAATATTTTCAAAGGACATATTCAAGATGCTTTATTTAACATTATTACAATTACAACAAATCAAAGGTTATGTTTGTTAGGAATGTTAACAGAAGCAATTCATACTCCATTCCTTGCAGATAGAGCGTTGTCTATTGAAAATGCTTTATATATTTTCAATAACTTAAAAGATTTCGGAAATGATATTGAATTCAAAAAAGGTGGAATTATGAATACAAGAGCTGAAGAAGTTCTTGAAAAAGCAGCATCTCTATTGAAAGAAATTGAAGGATATGGAATTTTTACAACAATTGAAAAAGGAATTTTCGGTGGAGTAAAACGACCGAAAGATGGAGGAAAAGGATTGGCAGGAGTATTTGAAAAAGATAGTACTTACTTTAACCCATTTATTCCTTTAATGCTTGGAGGTGACAAATAA